The DNA window ATCATGGACGAGCCGACGGCCGCGCTCGGGCCGCAGGAGACGGCGCAGGTCGCCGACCTTGTCCGGCAGCTCAAGGCGGAGGGGATCGGCATTTTCCTCATCAGCCACGACATCCATGACGTCTTCAGCCTTGCCGACCGCGTGGTGGTGATGAAGAACGGGCAGGTGGTGGGCACCGCAAACACGTCGGATGTCACCGAGGACGAGGTTCTCGGCATGATCATTCTCGGTAAATGCCCACCCGGCGCCAGGGCCGGCCCCGGCGCGCTGCAGGTGGCGGCCGCCTGAGGCATCTTCGCGGCCGGGAGGATCACCCGGCGCCCGCGAAAATGCGGCGGAGGCGGGAGATCACAGCGGCTTGCCGTTCTGCACCACCTCCAGGTCTTCGTGAGGCAAGGGCCTGACGGAGGCGATCAGGTCCCCGTTATCCTCGATATGCCAGACGAGTTCGGCATCGCCCTCTTCTAGCGCGGCGTCGAATCTCACGCATTTTGCCAGGATCTGGGGGAATTGCCCGGCGTAACTGCGCATTTCGGAGGGCAGCACGCTCTCACAGGTTTCCGCGTCCGCATAGGCGGGCGCGGGCGCCGGCAGTTCGATGCAGCGGTTCAGGTCGTCGCTGCAGCCGATGATCAGTAGAAGGAATGCTGCGGGTTCCATGGCTTTGTCCTCTCGCCATGGAAACGGCCGGCGCCCTGGCCCGGTTCCGGGTCGAACGCCGGCGTGCGATCAAAAGAGGTTGATCACGAACAGGATGCCGGCGAATGCCGCGAGCAGAAGCACCGCCAAGCGGAAATATCCGAAGGGACCATAATTCGGGCCCGGCGGAAGGGGATCGCGCGGTTCCATATTGACCATGGCAACACGCGCTGCGTCCTCGGCCCCGTTCAGCATCTTCATCTGCGTTCCTCCTCACAAGCGGTCATCGGCTTTCCTCAGCGCGCCCGGCGGAAGAGGCCGAACAGGAGCGACACGACCAGGAGGACGAGGAATATGTAGAAAAGGATCTGTGCGATTCCGGCGGATGCGCCGGCAATGCCGCCGAAGCCAAGAGCGCCGGCTATGATCGCCACCACCAGAAAAACAAGTGCCCAGTACAGCATGTCACGTCTCCCGTGTTCTATCCGCGAGAGACGTTCCGGTCTCCCGAGCGCTTGCTGGCAAACGCCCGGTCTTTGGTGTTGGTTCCGAACGAAAAAAGCCGCCCGAAGGCGGCTTTGTCCGCAATCCACCGCCGCGCGGTCAGGCCGCCGCGGCTTTCGCCTGATGATCGAAGAACAGGGCCTGGCTGATCAGTGCCTTCACCATGTCGGGGTTGAAGGGCTTCGTGACGAGGAAGGCGGGCTCGGGGCGCTCGCCCGTCAAAAGTCGCTCGGGGAAGGCGGTGATGAAGATGACGGGAACCGGCGTCGTGCTCAGGATCTCGTTCACCGCGTCGATGCCGGAGCTGCCGTCCGCAAGCTGGATATCGGCCAGCACCATGCTCGGCTGCGTCCTCTCGAAGAGGGCGGTCGCCTCCTGGTGCGTGCGCGCGGTGCCAACCACGCGGTGTCCGAGGCTTTCCACGAGCTCCTCGATGTCCATGGCGATCAGCGGCTCGTCCTCGATGATCATGATGTCCGTGGCGACCTGGCGCGAGATCTCGTCGCTCGCCTGCT is part of the Chelativorans sp. AA-79 genome and encodes:
- a CDS encoding DUF1328 domain-containing protein, which produces MLYWALVFLVVAIIAGALGFGGIAGASAGIAQILFYIFLVLLVVSLLFGLFRRAR
- a CDS encoding response regulator, producing the protein MSLSARIAPHLPYLRRFSRAVSGSQSSGDALVAATLEALIADTSIFPEASTDRIALFKLFTKLFGTFEIRVPEVRPTSAWEQRAVTNLSALAPQPRQAFLLVAVEGFDTAEAAEIMDVDEDRLNVLLKQASDEISRQVATDIMIIEDEPLIAMDIEELVESLGHRVVGTARTHQEATALFERTQPSMVLADIQLADGSSGIDAVNEILSTTPVPVIFITAFPERLLTGERPEPAFLVTKPFNPDMVKALISQALFFDHQAKAAAA